One segment of Streptosporangium brasiliense DNA contains the following:
- a CDS encoding NAD(P)/FAD-dependent oxidoreductase: MKSVIVVGAGIWGTSLALRLAESGWRVTLVEQYQPGHLRQASAGETRLLRASHGSDDWYARMARRARELWRGLGERVGEELYAETGMLWFARREQGWERMSAAVLERLDIPHELWDPARAGTLFPDFRGDDLEFVLWEPQAGVVRARRATQVTARLARAAGVTVVRGRAEPYGAEPYDVVVPRGPEPYGTAFQGWAEPDGGPGGPAVRIGEEVLRADRVVWACGAWLPRLFPGTADLRVTKQDTVHFAVEPGWDTPAWVDYDGSVYGHGDVDGLGMKVTSDAEGGPYDPETGERRISPSSEEASRAYLRRRFPGLAGAPVLFSQVCQYTLTPDAEWVLAEWQDGVWLLGGDSGHGFKHAPALAEYVAEILDGGREPEPRFGLHPRTAARGLRTSGLTDR, encoded by the coding sequence ATGAAGTCCGTCATCGTGGTCGGAGCGGGGATCTGGGGCACGTCGCTGGCGCTGCGGCTGGCGGAGTCGGGGTGGCGGGTCACGCTGGTCGAGCAGTACCAACCCGGGCACCTGCGGCAGGCGAGCGCCGGGGAGACGCGGCTGCTGCGGGCCTCGCACGGGAGCGACGACTGGTACGCCCGGATGGCCCGGCGGGCCCGTGAGCTCTGGCGGGGGCTCGGCGAGCGGGTCGGCGAGGAGCTGTACGCCGAGACGGGCATGCTCTGGTTCGCCCGGCGGGAGCAGGGCTGGGAGCGGATGAGCGCCGCGGTCCTGGAACGGCTCGACATCCCGCACGAGCTCTGGGACCCGGCCCGGGCGGGGACCCTCTTCCCCGACTTCCGGGGCGACGACCTGGAGTTCGTGCTCTGGGAGCCGCAGGCCGGGGTGGTCCGGGCCCGGCGGGCCACGCAGGTGACGGCCCGTCTGGCCCGCGCGGCCGGGGTCACGGTGGTCAGGGGGCGGGCCGAGCCGTACGGCGCGGAGCCGTACGACGTGGTGGTCCCGCGCGGGCCGGAGCCGTACGGCACGGCGTTCCAGGGGTGGGCGGAGCCGGACGGCGGACCCGGCGGGCCCGCGGTGCGGATCGGGGAGGAGGTGCTGCGGGCCGACCGGGTGGTGTGGGCCTGCGGGGCGTGGCTGCCCCGGCTCTTCCCCGGGACCGCGGACCTGCGCGTGACCAAGCAGGACACCGTGCACTTCGCGGTGGAGCCCGGATGGGACACCCCCGCCTGGGTCGACTACGACGGCTCGGTCTACGGGCACGGGGACGTCGACGGGCTCGGGATGAAGGTGACCTCGGACGCCGAGGGCGGACCGTACGACCCGGAGACGGGGGAGCGGCGGATCTCGCCGTCGAGCGAGGAGGCCTCGCGCGCCTACCTCCGCCGCAGGTTCCCGGGCCTGGCCGGGGCGCCGGTGCTGTTCAGCCAGGTCTGCCAGTACACCCTCACCCCCGACGCCGAATGGGTGCTCGCCGAGTGGCAGGACGGGGTCTGGCTGCTCGGCGGCGACTCCGGACACGGGTTCAAGCACGCCCCGGCCCTGGCCGAGTACGTCGCCGAGATCCTCGACGGCGGGCGGGAGCCCGAACCCCGCTTCGGCCTCCACCCCCGGACCGCCGCCCGGGGCCTGCGCACGAGCGGTCTGACCGACCGGTGA
- a CDS encoding IclR family transcriptional regulator translates to MPAESSQTLERGLRLLRLLADGRRGRTPTELAAELGLSRPAVYRLLTTLQSEGFVRRDGDGRAHLGFGVLVLARAVQPLLREGAMPTLRRLAEEVGATAHLTVAEGDDGLAVAVVEPSWTDMHVAYREGSRHPLTRGAAGLAVLALRQGRTDYVVTEGQLQEGARGIAAPVPDVPWLEASVGVISFTPLDPAVIGPRVAAAAAELATALA, encoded by the coding sequence ATGCCGGCCGAATCGTCGCAGACCCTGGAACGCGGCCTGCGCCTGCTCCGCCTGCTGGCCGACGGCCGCCGCGGGCGCACCCCGACCGAGCTCGCGGCCGAGCTCGGTCTGAGCCGCCCGGCGGTTTACCGCCTGCTCACCACCTTGCAGAGCGAGGGCTTCGTCCGCCGCGACGGCGACGGCCGCGCCCACCTCGGCTTCGGCGTCCTGGTCCTGGCGCGCGCCGTCCAGCCGCTGCTCCGTGAGGGCGCCATGCCGACCCTGCGCAGGCTCGCCGAGGAGGTGGGCGCGACCGCCCACCTCACCGTGGCCGAGGGGGACGACGGCCTGGCGGTGGCGGTGGTCGAGCCCTCCTGGACGGACATGCACGTCGCCTACCGCGAGGGCTCCCGCCACCCGCTCACCCGGGGCGCCGCCGGCCTCGCCGTCCTCGCCCTGCGCCAGGGCCGCACCGACTACGTGGTCACCGAGGGCCAGCTCCAGGAGGGCGCCCGGGGCATAGCCGCCCCCGTCCCCGACGTCCCCTGGCTGGAGGCTTCGGTGGGAGTGATCTCCTTCACCCCGCTGGACCCGGCCGTCATCGGCCCCCGGGTGGCCGCCGCCGCCGCCGAACTGGCCACGGCCCTGGCCTGA